A single genomic interval of Dehalogenimonas sp. THU2 harbors:
- a CDS encoding Crp/Fnr family transcriptional regulator has translation MTDINATVTLPVLDKRVLLLQSRYFADLSTEYLERIEELMVEECFERDDMIFNEGDGNRYLYLVASGAAKIFGTSADGKEQILELSRPGDSFNDVAAFDGGANPVGAQALTPLVVYRLSGQVLLDRSCDYGPLAANIVRGLAKRVRELGDLVADLSFRPVVGRLAKILLEQLPHAGSAKLTQKDMAAMAGTAREVVARALKSLEEEGIIRTERQRIVILDRTALEKLTI, from the coding sequence ATGACGGACATCAATGCCACGGTTACGTTACCAGTGCTGGATAAGCGCGTGTTATTGCTCCAGAGTCGGTATTTCGCCGACCTATCCACCGAATATCTAGAGCGAATTGAAGAATTGATGGTGGAAGAGTGCTTTGAACGGGATGATATGATATTCAATGAGGGTGATGGCAACCGCTACCTCTATCTTGTAGCCAGCGGGGCCGCTAAAATATTCGGCACTTCCGCTGACGGGAAAGAACAGATACTGGAACTGTCCCGTCCCGGGGACAGTTTTAATGACGTTGCGGCCTTCGATGGCGGGGCGAACCCGGTCGGGGCCCAGGCGTTGACTCCCTTGGTTGTGTATCGCCTGAGCGGACAAGTATTGCTTGACCGTTCCTGTGACTACGGACCGCTGGCGGCCAATATCGTGCGCGGTTTGGCTAAGCGGGTTAGGGAACTCGGGGACCTGGTCGCCGATTTGTCGTTCCGCCCGGTCGTGGGGCGTCTGGCCAAAATCCTCCTTGAGCAATTGCCCCATGCTGGCTCCGCTAAACTGACACAAAAAGACATGGCAGCCATGGCTGGGACGGCGAGGGAAGTAGTCGCTAGGGCGCTTAAAAGTCTGGAAGAAGAAGGCATCATCCGCACAGAGCGTCAGCGTATTGTCATTTTGGACCGGACTGCCCTGGAAAAGCTGACCATTTGA
- a CDS encoding glycosyltransferase family 2 protein, whose protein sequence is MKNTNQHLTIVIPTYNESVNIQPLIERIHQNLVGNSYDVLIVDDNSPDGTSDRVRDLAATYPISVVVRKDKRGLASAVVDGFQLAKGDFLAVMDADLQHPPEILSQLLDAANGGADLVIASRYVKGGSVGNWSALRRFISAGAGWLAHLVLPSTRKVKDPMSGCFLFDREILSGVTLSPVGYKILLEILCLSKAQKVAEVPYRFENRRAGKTKLSMITQTDYIRHLLSLMWRCGEAARIIKFMSVGATGAVVNLSLLALLTDNEAPLVELLVSGALAFEAAVIWNFILNDHFTFRDRHRSVGGFFGRLWRFNVISLGGLGIYLGTLALLTETLGLFYIVSAAIGIVAAFGWNFLVNNWWTWRE, encoded by the coding sequence ATGAAGAATACAAATCAACACCTCACAATCGTCATACCCACCTACAACGAATCGGTCAACATCCAACCGCTGATCGAGCGCATCCACCAAAATCTTGTCGGAAATTCTTACGATGTGCTTATTGTCGATGACAACAGTCCTGACGGCACTTCGGACAGAGTCCGCGATCTGGCTGCAACCTACCCCATTAGTGTTGTCGTTCGCAAGGACAAACGCGGCCTGGCATCGGCTGTTGTCGATGGTTTCCAGTTGGCAAAAGGAGACTTCCTGGCTGTGATGGACGCCGACCTGCAGCATCCGCCGGAGATTCTTTCGCAACTGCTGGATGCCGCCAATGGAGGCGCCGACCTGGTCATTGCCAGCCGTTATGTCAAGGGCGGTAGCGTGGGTAATTGGTCGGCGCTCCGGCGTTTCATTTCCGCGGGCGCCGGTTGGCTGGCTCATCTTGTTTTGCCTTCCACCCGAAAGGTAAAAGACCCGATGAGCGGGTGTTTCTTATTCGACCGGGAGATTCTTTCGGGTGTGACCCTCAGTCCGGTGGGTTACAAGATCCTGTTGGAAATCCTGTGTCTTTCCAAAGCCCAGAAAGTGGCCGAGGTCCCGTATCGTTTCGAGAACCGCCGCGCCGGCAAGACCAAGTTGTCGATGATCACCCAGACAGACTATATCCGCCATCTTCTGAGCCTGATGTGGCGTTGCGGAGAAGCAGCACGGATCATCAAATTTATGTCAGTGGGCGCCACTGGAGCGGTGGTCAATCTATCACTTCTGGCATTATTGACCGACAATGAAGCTCCTTTAGTGGAATTATTGGTTTCAGGCGCCCTAGCCTTCGAAGCCGCGGTTATCTGGAACTTTATCCTCAACGATCACTTCACATTTCGTGATCGCCACCGCTCCGTCGGCGGTTTCTTCGGGCGTTTATGGCGTTTCAACGTCATTAGTCTGGGTGGCCTTGGCATCTACCTTGGCACCCTGGCCCTATTGACCGAGACGTTAGGCCTGTTCTATATTGTTTCCGCGGCCATCGGTATCGTGGCGGCTTTTGGCTGGAATTTCCTGGTCAACAACTGGTGGACCTGGCGCGAGTAG